In Scatophagus argus isolate fScaArg1 chromosome 14, fScaArg1.pri, whole genome shotgun sequence, the following proteins share a genomic window:
- the LOC124070733 gene encoding TOG array regulator of axonemal microtubules protein 1-like isoform X2, which translates to MDNQETSSIFHRFWQRSRSECEDASQTGSQCRQENPVGFTSESRILDIERAKRAERAALMQHAERLCASVKARNDAVLERLGLFAKHATLPSAQPPAFPRRQAPSLRGRRLSPLSDASHFSVECINKNQQSSESSDEEEDDSSSCDLMLLSSEQAQVGDRESPAASIRSWSSLSSVDTHTPSDLRAIPLIASSVQVATFTPAPPQAVLRSRSKVSRLPLLSTRLNGAVKEVADGCRRQSGKDKVEVSAEGPKRIQLNTVPSPQPPAAAKRTPVETLLAPSPPTAPQTKRKGSRPGMILRPAKVISKAEARDCCFQPAKDKKVDLQPLNNPVESLSLSFKLLSSDDWMKKTEGLKTIRALAQHHSDILKTQLHQVCLVLIEEVKNLRSAVACAAVSTLAELYVHLQTAMDPEAEGTGRALLLKLAQTTNEFIHQQVNLALDALVQNCSHGRTVSALLNTGLSHRCAAIRGSTAQHLHLLTDKFGAAHMLKAGRSFTERFLTAVSKMSVDAAPEVRHHGQIILHELARHKDFLHLWTKIIPENERRQLAKIIKKAK; encoded by the exons ATGGATAATCAAGAAACATCAAGCATCTTCCACCGGTTTTGGCAGAGGAGCCGCAGTGAGTGCGAAGATGCTTCT CAAACTGGGAGCCAGTGTAGACAGGAGAACCCTGTTGGTTTCACCAGTGAGTCCAGGATCTTGGACATAGAAAGGGCAAAGAGAGCTGAGAGGGCTGCGTTAATGCAACACGCAGAAAGGCTGTGTGCTTCTGTAAAAGCCCGAAACGATGCTGTTCTGGAGAGGCTGGGACTCTTCGCTAAGCACGCCACTCTGCCTTCAGCTCAACCACCAGCTTTTCCCAGAAGACAAGCTCCCTCCCTGCGAGGAAGGCGGTTGAGCCCTCTTTCAGATGCATCTCATTTCAGTGTGGAGTGCataaacaaaaaccaacagagCTCTGAGAGTTcggatgaggaagaggatgacaGTTCCTCTTGTGACCTGATGCTACTTAGCAGCGAGCAGGCTCaggtgggagacagagagagcccAGCTGCTTCTATCAGGTCTTGGTCCAGCCTCAGCTCTGTGGATACTCACACACCCAGTGACCTGAGGGCCATTCCTCTGATTGCAAGCTCTGTTCAGGTTGCAACCTTCACACCAGCTCCTCCTCAAGCGGTGCTACGCTCTAGGAGCAAAGTGTCCCGGCTGCCTCTGTTATCAACCAGACTGAATGGAGCAG TCAAGGAGGTTGCAGATGGATGTAGGCGCCAGTCTGGAAAAGATAAGGTTGAGGTTAGTGCGGAGGGACCTAAGCGCATCCAGCTCAACACTGTTCCTTCTCCTCAACCGCCAGCTGCTGCCAAGAGGACGCCTGTGGAGACGCTTCTGGCCCCAAGCCCTCCAACAGCTcctcaaacaaaaagaaaagggtCTCGACCCGGAATGATCCTGCGTCCCGCAAAGGTCATCAGTAAAGCAG AAGCCAGAGATTGCTGCTTCCAGCCTGCTAAAGACAAAAAGGTGGATCTGCAGCCTTTGAACAATCCTGTGGAGAGCCTGTCTCTTAGCTTCAAGCTGCTCTCCTCAGATGACTG GATGAAGAAAACAGAGGGCCTGAAAACCATCCGAGCTCTAGCACAGCACCACTCAGACATCTTGAAGACTCAACTTCATCAAGTGTGCCTGGTGCTCATTGAGGAG GTGAAAAACTTGCGCTCTGCAGTTGCTTGCGCAGCTGTCAGCACACTAGCTGAGCTGTACGTTCACCTCCAGACAGCCATGGACCCGGAGGCAGAAGGAACAGGCCGAGCTCTGCTTCTGAAACTTGCCCAAACCACAAATGAGTTTATTCACCAGCAGGTCAATCTTGCACTTGACGCCCTGGTGCAGAATTGTAGCCATGGTAGGACTGTGAGCGCTCTGCTGAACACAGGGCTGAG CCACCGTTGTGCTGCAATAAGAGGAAGCACAGCACAACACCTGCACCTGCTGACTGACAAATTTGGAGCAGCTCACATGTTGAAGGCAGGAAGGAGCTTCACTGAACGCTTCCTGACTGCTGTCTCTAAAATGTCTGTGGATGCTGCACCAGAAGTGAG GCACCATGGGCAAATAATCCTCCATGAACTGGCTCGCCACAAGGACTTTTTGCACCTGTGGACAAAGATCATCCCAGAAAATGAGAGAAGGCAGCTGGCCAAGATAATAAAGAAGGCCAAGTGA
- the LOC124070733 gene encoding TOG array regulator of axonemal microtubules protein 1-like isoform X1, with product MDNQETSSIFHRFWQRSRSECEDASQTGSQCRQENPVGFTSESRILDIERAKRAERAALMQHAERLCASVKARNDAVLERLGLFAKHATLPSAQPPAFPRRQAPSLRGRRLSPLSDASHFSVECINKNQQSSESSDEEEDDSSSCDLMLLSSEQAQVGDRESPAASIRSWSSLSSVDTHTPSDLRAIPLIASSVQVATFTPAPPQAVLRSRSKVSRLPLLSTRLNGAVKEVADGCRRQSGKDKVEVSAEGPKRIQLNTVPSPQPPAAAKRTPVETLLAPSPPTAPQTKRKGSRPGMILRPAKVISKAVEARDCCFQPAKDKKVDLQPLNNPVESLSLSFKLLSSDDWMKKTEGLKTIRALAQHHSDILKTQLHQVCLVLIEEVKNLRSAVACAAVSTLAELYVHLQTAMDPEAEGTGRALLLKLAQTTNEFIHQQVNLALDALVQNCSHGRTVSALLNTGLSHRCAAIRGSTAQHLHLLTDKFGAAHMLKAGRSFTERFLTAVSKMSVDAAPEVRHHGQIILHELARHKDFLHLWTKIIPENERRQLAKIIKKAK from the exons ATGGATAATCAAGAAACATCAAGCATCTTCCACCGGTTTTGGCAGAGGAGCCGCAGTGAGTGCGAAGATGCTTCT CAAACTGGGAGCCAGTGTAGACAGGAGAACCCTGTTGGTTTCACCAGTGAGTCCAGGATCTTGGACATAGAAAGGGCAAAGAGAGCTGAGAGGGCTGCGTTAATGCAACACGCAGAAAGGCTGTGTGCTTCTGTAAAAGCCCGAAACGATGCTGTTCTGGAGAGGCTGGGACTCTTCGCTAAGCACGCCACTCTGCCTTCAGCTCAACCACCAGCTTTTCCCAGAAGACAAGCTCCCTCCCTGCGAGGAAGGCGGTTGAGCCCTCTTTCAGATGCATCTCATTTCAGTGTGGAGTGCataaacaaaaaccaacagagCTCTGAGAGTTcggatgaggaagaggatgacaGTTCCTCTTGTGACCTGATGCTACTTAGCAGCGAGCAGGCTCaggtgggagacagagagagcccAGCTGCTTCTATCAGGTCTTGGTCCAGCCTCAGCTCTGTGGATACTCACACACCCAGTGACCTGAGGGCCATTCCTCTGATTGCAAGCTCTGTTCAGGTTGCAACCTTCACACCAGCTCCTCCTCAAGCGGTGCTACGCTCTAGGAGCAAAGTGTCCCGGCTGCCTCTGTTATCAACCAGACTGAATGGAGCAG TCAAGGAGGTTGCAGATGGATGTAGGCGCCAGTCTGGAAAAGATAAGGTTGAGGTTAGTGCGGAGGGACCTAAGCGCATCCAGCTCAACACTGTTCCTTCTCCTCAACCGCCAGCTGCTGCCAAGAGGACGCCTGTGGAGACGCTTCTGGCCCCAAGCCCTCCAACAGCTcctcaaacaaaaagaaaagggtCTCGACCCGGAATGATCCTGCGTCCCGCAAAGGTCATCAGTAAAGCAG TAGAAGCCAGAGATTGCTGCTTCCAGCCTGCTAAAGACAAAAAGGTGGATCTGCAGCCTTTGAACAATCCTGTGGAGAGCCTGTCTCTTAGCTTCAAGCTGCTCTCCTCAGATGACTG GATGAAGAAAACAGAGGGCCTGAAAACCATCCGAGCTCTAGCACAGCACCACTCAGACATCTTGAAGACTCAACTTCATCAAGTGTGCCTGGTGCTCATTGAGGAG GTGAAAAACTTGCGCTCTGCAGTTGCTTGCGCAGCTGTCAGCACACTAGCTGAGCTGTACGTTCACCTCCAGACAGCCATGGACCCGGAGGCAGAAGGAACAGGCCGAGCTCTGCTTCTGAAACTTGCCCAAACCACAAATGAGTTTATTCACCAGCAGGTCAATCTTGCACTTGACGCCCTGGTGCAGAATTGTAGCCATGGTAGGACTGTGAGCGCTCTGCTGAACACAGGGCTGAG CCACCGTTGTGCTGCAATAAGAGGAAGCACAGCACAACACCTGCACCTGCTGACTGACAAATTTGGAGCAGCTCACATGTTGAAGGCAGGAAGGAGCTTCACTGAACGCTTCCTGACTGCTGTCTCTAAAATGTCTGTGGATGCTGCACCAGAAGTGAG GCACCATGGGCAAATAATCCTCCATGAACTGGCTCGCCACAAGGACTTTTTGCACCTGTGGACAAAGATCATCCCAGAAAATGAGAGAAGGCAGCTGGCCAAGATAATAAAGAAGGCCAAGTGA